A window from Euwallacea fornicatus isolate EFF26 chromosome 27, ASM4011564v1, whole genome shotgun sequence encodes these proteins:
- the LOC136347262 gene encoding uncharacterized protein, which produces MSLESDLILKPDQEDEDVGCFFLQPTSSPYNITEKVQQANFFLFNSTPQTSRSTKVKFRDELVSFEPDLTDDDVNSIESDDHVDDFPSSNDPHQVIKLDQDNVPYNTILRGEVDIFDIEEEIDEAIVEELILSDENFTENECPNETKKPILSPKANELNIKKCTNSNSGGSKKYCKRRRRPHRELRQQQVRCKEHCIEKLDAHLLMSIKKLEIHEKPPLNLPPLQLHQRKCCDDIKLANSDRNLPHYNGSRSEYGLSSRQIKNRDRYTEMIRQKEIARRKLIEDYRALKVQQNEQVFCQWLREVSKRNKERIQGVKHSGISSRFRDLSYGNNSNFTDKGMVKYENKGRPKTAGFVPKTKKKKRPHSSQSCVYIELSPNLLNKGVHIGDLLITNSKELSKKFHILTIS; this is translated from the exons atgtctctgGAAAGTGATTTGATTCTGAAACCAGACCAGGAAGACGAAGATGTTGGATGCTTTT TTCTTCAGCCAACATCCTCGCCCTATAACATTACAGAAAAAGTGCAGCAAGCTAACTTTTTTCTATTCAATTCCACTCCTCAAACCTCGAGGTCCACCAAAGTGAAATTTCGCGACGAGCTTGTTTCCTTTGAACCTGATTTGACCGATGATGACGTCAACAGCATAGAGAGTGATGATCATGTAGATGATTTCCCATCAAGCAATGATCCCCATCAGGTAATAAAATTGGACCAAGACAACGTCCCgtataatacaattttaagaGGAGAGGTAGACATCTTTGATATTGAAGAGGAAATTGACGAGGCAATAGTGGAGGAACTAATTTTGTcggatgaaaatttcactgaG AATGAATGTCCGAATGAAACTAAAAAGCCTATCCTATCTCCTAAAGCCAACgagttaaatattaaaaaatgcacgAATTCTAATTCAGGGGGctccaaaaaatattgtaaaaggAGAAGACGTCCGCACCGAGAACTTAGACAGCAGCAAGTGCGTTGCAAGGAGCATTGCATTGAGAAGCTTGATGCGCATTTACTGATGTCTATAAAGAAATTGGAAATCCACGAAAAGCCTCCA CTCAATTTGCCACCTCTCCAACTTCATCAGCGCAAATGTTGCGACGACATCAAACTGGCGAACTCTGATAGAAATTTGCCCCATTACAATGGATCTAGATCAGAATATGGGTTGAGCTCTCGCCAAATTAAGAACAGAGACAGGTACACCGAGATGATTCGTCAGAAGGAAATTGCGAGACGAAAACTGATAGAAgattatcgagctttaaaagtGCAACAAAACGAACAAGTCTTTTGCCAATGGTTGAGAGAGGTATCAAAAAGGAACAAAGAGAGAATTCAGGGCGTAAAACACTCAGGAATTAGTTCAAGGTTTCGTGATTTGTCTTACGGCaacaactcaaattttactgATAAGGGCATGGTGAAATACGAGAATAAAGGGCGTCCCAAAACTGCAGGATTTGTtccgaaaacaaaaaagaaaaaaagaccACATTCAAGTCAATCTTGTGTTTATATAGAACTGTCCCCTAATCTTTTGAATAAGGGAGTACACATTGGCGACTTGCTCATAACCAATTCCAAGGAGTTAAGCAAAAAGTTccatattttaacaatttcataa